A genomic window from Streptomyces mirabilis includes:
- a CDS encoding DUF3068 domain-containing protein yields MRRKPSPFALVLLGLGTFLLVLAPMLAWYVEPRAAVNPVDIDTTAVYTGTGAYFDTAQIQTLFDKRITITQQVRGDVADSEHSGRAVWDVTTTVDTDKSLPAADPYDALEFFPNRWVTDRKTNQPVHCCQENPRFEGDAYLKFPFDVQKHAYRWWDNSLGAPITLAYRGTKKIQGYTGYRFTGTVPPTKIGTRLVPGSIVDQPGRPQVLAEEWYSNHGIELVVDQRTGRVLYAQVGPRRTLRAPGSTYDSTLLLDADKLAFTTATQKDQVKQAKKESGQLLLLGQTLPTGAGVLGFVLAAAGGVLVVRGRRDPGSPDNSPSPLMM; encoded by the coding sequence ATGCGCCGGAAACCCTCGCCCTTCGCACTGGTCCTGCTCGGCCTCGGCACGTTTCTGCTCGTACTGGCCCCGATGCTCGCGTGGTACGTGGAACCGCGAGCCGCCGTGAACCCCGTCGACATCGACACGACCGCCGTCTACACCGGCACGGGCGCCTATTTCGACACCGCCCAGATCCAGACCCTGTTCGACAAGCGGATCACCATCACCCAGCAGGTCAGAGGCGATGTCGCCGACAGTGAGCACAGCGGGCGCGCCGTCTGGGACGTGACGACGACGGTCGACACGGACAAGTCGCTGCCCGCGGCCGACCCGTACGACGCGCTGGAGTTCTTCCCGAACCGCTGGGTCACCGACCGGAAGACCAACCAGCCGGTCCACTGCTGCCAGGAGAACCCGCGCTTCGAGGGCGACGCCTACCTCAAGTTCCCCTTCGACGTGCAGAAACACGCGTACCGCTGGTGGGACAACTCCCTGGGCGCACCCATCACGCTGGCCTACCGGGGCACCAAGAAGATCCAGGGCTACACGGGTTACCGCTTCACCGGCACGGTCCCCCCGACGAAGATCGGCACCCGGCTGGTGCCCGGCAGCATCGTCGACCAGCCCGGCCGCCCCCAGGTGCTGGCCGAGGAGTGGTACTCCAACCACGGCATCGAGCTGGTCGTCGACCAGCGCACCGGCCGGGTGCTCTACGCCCAGGTCGGTCCGCGCAGGACGCTGCGCGCCCCGGGGTCCACGTACGACTCGACGCTGCTCCTGGACGCCGACAAGCTGGCCTTCACCACGGCCACCCAGAAGGACCAGGTGAAGCAGGCGAAGAAGGAGAGCGGTCAACTGCTCCTGCTGGGGCAGACGTTGCCGACAGGTGCCGGTGTGCTCGGGTTCGTCCTCGCCGCCGCGGGGGGCGTTTTGGTGGTACGAGGGCGACGGGATCCGGGTTCGCCCGATAACTCCCCTTCACCACTCATGATGTGA
- a CDS encoding glycosyltransferase family 4 protein, with protein MPQHVPSPLRAAVPRDAQSLPALPPQPRRIVFLAHRDLGNRSAGGSEILVDRLAEGLTSLGHQVTLVCGGPAAYHDYRVVSAGGDLGHFLRARSAFHRQVGGCDLLVEVCNGMPYLAPLWHHGPTLCLVNHVHTDLWRMRFGGPLAPAARIGRRLEHWALAGAQRGNLLVAVSPSTAHALRAIGVQRERIRVVHNGVEEPGPRAERSPEPLFVAMGRLVEYKRIDLLLRLWERVRPVTGGRLVIVGDGPERERLHQLAGVGVEFAGRVSEAEKHRLLCAAWLLLHPSAVEGWGLVVTEAAARETPAIAFDVPGLRDSVVDGETGVLARGESSFAAAWCTLALSTHRRTLMGKSARDRAAQYRWTNTVRQFRAVATEAATTWRR; from the coding sequence ATGCCCCAGCACGTGCCCTCCCCGCTGCGCGCCGCGGTCCCGCGCGACGCGCAGTCCCTCCCGGCGCTTCCCCCACAGCCGCGCCGCATCGTCTTCCTCGCCCACCGGGACCTGGGAAACCGGTCCGCGGGCGGATCCGAGATCCTCGTCGACCGGCTCGCCGAGGGACTGACCTCGCTCGGCCACCAGGTCACCCTGGTGTGCGGCGGGCCCGCCGCCTACCACGACTACCGGGTCGTCTCGGCGGGCGGCGACCTGGGCCACTTCCTGCGCGCCCGCTCCGCCTTCCACCGTCAGGTCGGCGGCTGCGACCTGCTGGTCGAGGTCTGCAACGGCATGCCGTACCTGGCACCGCTCTGGCACCACGGCCCCACCCTGTGCCTGGTCAACCACGTCCACACGGACCTGTGGCGGATGCGGTTCGGCGGCCCGCTGGCGCCCGCCGCCCGGATCGGCCGAAGACTCGAACACTGGGCACTGGCGGGCGCGCAGCGCGGCAATCTGCTGGTCGCCGTCTCGCCGTCGACGGCCCACGCGCTGCGCGCGATCGGGGTGCAGCGGGAGCGCATCCGGGTCGTGCACAACGGGGTCGAGGAGCCGGGCCCACGCGCCGAGCGCTCGCCGGAGCCGCTGTTCGTGGCGATGGGACGGCTGGTCGAGTACAAGCGGATCGATCTGCTGCTGCGGCTGTGGGAACGGGTCCGCCCGGTCACCGGCGGCCGGCTGGTGATCGTCGGCGACGGTCCCGAGCGGGAGAGACTCCACCAACTTGCAGGCGTCGGTGTGGAGTTCGCCGGACGTGTCTCGGAGGCCGAGAAGCACCGACTGCTGTGCGCCGCGTGGCTGCTGCTGCATCCCTCCGCCGTGGAGGGCTGGGGGCTGGTGGTCACGGAGGCGGCGGCGCGCGAGACCCCGGCGATCGCCTTCGACGTGCCCGGGCTGCGCGACTCCGTGGTCGACGGCGAGACGGGTGTGCTGGCGCGCGGTGAGTCCTCCTTCGCGGCGGCCTGGTGCACCCTTGCCCTGTCCACCCACCGCCGCACCCTCATGGGCAAGTCCGCCCGCGACCGCGCGGCCCAGTACCGCTGGACCAACACGGTGCGCCAGTTCAGGGCGGTGGCCACGGAGGCGGCCACCACCTGGCGGAGGTGA
- a CDS encoding class I SAM-dependent methyltransferase, with the protein MDGDPEIPRRARTKSAPPVWKDPSFRRSVALFRAFMREQDDPEGCYSLLARDAADQVEAYGGVEGRTVVDVGGGGGYFTAEFRRRGAHAYLFEPDLRELGAKPDGSAVVADGYLLPLADGVADVTFSSNVLEHVADPQTFLSELVRVTRPDGLIYVSFTNWLSPWGGHEWAPWHYLGAERARARYHRRTGKPAKHTLGENLFAVHIGPTLRQVRARDDVTVVSARSRYWPILASAVTRAPGLREFATWNLLLILRRCPP; encoded by the coding sequence ATGGACGGCGACCCCGAAATACCCCGCCGAGCCCGCACCAAGAGCGCACCTCCCGTCTGGAAGGACCCCTCCTTCCGGCGTTCGGTCGCGCTGTTTCGGGCCTTCATGCGGGAGCAGGACGATCCCGAGGGCTGCTACTCGTTGCTGGCCCGTGACGCCGCCGATCAGGTCGAGGCGTACGGCGGCGTCGAGGGACGTACCGTCGTGGACGTCGGGGGCGGCGGCGGGTACTTCACCGCGGAGTTCCGGCGGCGTGGGGCGCACGCGTATCTCTTCGAGCCGGACCTGAGGGAGTTGGGGGCGAAGCCCGACGGCTCGGCGGTCGTCGCGGACGGGTATCTGCTGCCGCTCGCGGACGGGGTCGCCGACGTCACCTTCTCCTCCAACGTCCTCGAGCACGTGGCCGATCCGCAGACGTTCCTGAGCGAACTGGTGCGTGTCACCCGGCCCGACGGGCTGATCTACGTCTCGTTCACCAACTGGCTCTCCCCCTGGGGCGGTCACGAGTGGGCGCCCTGGCACTACCTCGGCGCGGAGCGGGCGCGGGCCCGCTATCACCGCCGTACCGGAAAGCCCGCCAAGCACACCCTCGGCGAGAACCTGTTCGCCGTGCACATCGGCCCCACCCTGCGGCAGGTGCGCGCCCGCGACGACGTCACGGTCGTCTCGGCGCGTTCCCGCTACTGGCCCATCCTCGCCTCCGCCGTCACCAGGGCGCCGGGGCTGCGGGAGTTCGCCACCTGGAACCTCCTCCTCATCCTCCGGCGGTGTCCACCATGA